The following proteins are encoded in a genomic region of Bacillus marinisedimentorum:
- a CDS encoding nucleoside triphosphate pyrophosphohydrolase yields the protein MIIYNKLVRDKIPEIIEEQGKIQSSKVLDQKDYYQMLEQKLLEEVQEFLDANNKEKTDEMADILEVFYTILEVRGVSLEEVEKKRRDKKSQRGGFEKRILLESVTE from the coding sequence ATGATTATTTATAACAAATTGGTAAGAGATAAAATTCCTGAAATTATTGAAGAACAAGGTAAAATACAATCATCTAAAGTATTAGATCAAAAAGATTACTATCAGATGTTGGAGCAAAAACTATTGGAAGAAGTACAGGAATTTTTAGATGCAAACAATAAGGAGAAAACAGATGAAATGGCGGACATTTTGGAAGTGTTCTATACAATTTTAGAAGTGCGAGGAGTTAGTCTAGAAGAGGTAGAGAAAAAAAGAAGAGATAAAAAAAGTCAGCGTGGTGGATTTGAGAAAAGAATACTGTTAGAAAGTGTAACAGAGTAG
- a CDS encoding HNH endonuclease has protein sequence MEQNDFETKDFWRAIILYGLNQATYKIALGQCLYRLAEKEKNKVTMHDLAVEFFEVYYERLKNNKPQLLLPNRRTVMERIMDLYNLGSITKEQAIERVEREAFGDVVPRFHTVNNLELPVKFYERTNSGLILTDSLFRIFSNDQKEELLEETSSRWDLLEAAFEIRRENSQLTNDIRKLYLINGYERTDITHTRPVLNGYQNGICFYCGEKMLNNDIHVDHVLPRQFIYHDEIWNLVLAHGFCNEQKSDALPDRPYVDKLILRNEHFIASNHPIKKKLIAQLGKTPKIRANYVYKVYQDAKQVLGFTWEGIRGYNPATDKFYRTFVRSISK, from the coding sequence ATGGAACAAAATGATTTTGAAACAAAGGACTTCTGGAGAGCTATTATACTCTACGGTTTAAATCAAGCTACATATAAGATTGCTTTAGGTCAGTGTTTATATAGATTGGCAGAGAAAGAAAAAAATAAAGTTACAATGCATGACCTGGCTGTTGAATTTTTTGAAGTATATTATGAGAGACTTAAAAACAATAAACCACAGTTGCTTTTACCAAATAGAAGAACGGTAATGGAAAGAATAATGGATTTATATAACTTGGGAAGCATAACTAAGGAACAAGCAATTGAGAGAGTTGAAAGGGAAGCCTTTGGAGATGTTGTCCCACGTTTTCACACAGTAAACAACCTTGAGTTGCCAGTTAAGTTTTATGAACGAACAAATAGTGGATTGATATTAACTGACAGTCTTTTTCGGATATTTTCAAATGACCAAAAAGAAGAATTATTAGAAGAAACATCCTCTAGATGGGATTTGTTAGAGGCTGCTTTCGAAATCAGAAGAGAAAATAGCCAACTAACAAACGATATTAGAAAACTGTATTTAATAAATGGGTATGAAAGAACTGACATAACTCATACCAGACCCGTTTTAAATGGATATCAAAATGGAATCTGCTTTTATTGCGGAGAGAAAATGTTAAACAATGACATCCACGTCGATCATGTCTTACCAAGACAATTTATTTATCATGATGAGATTTGGAATTTAGTCCTTGCCCATGGTTTCTGTAATGAGCAGAAGAGTGATGCCTTACCTGATAGACCGTATGTTGATAAACTTATCTTAAGAAATGAGCATTTTATTGCTAGTAATCATCCAATTAAAAAGAAACTAATTGCTCAATTAGGTAAGACTCCTAAAATACGAGCAAATTATGTCTATAAAGTATACCAAGATGCAAAACAGGTGTTAGGATTTACATGGGAAGGTATACGAGGTTATAATCCTGCCACTGACAAATTTTACAGGACATTCGTAAGGAGCATAAGTAAATGA